Genomic segment of Pseudomonas sp. CCI4.2:
GAAGCCAAAAAAGCGCTGCTGACCACAAGGTCCGGCGCACCGGAATCGTTCACGCTGGAGAATCACCATGATCAAGAAGATCCTTATTCTGGCCGCTTTGTGCCTGCCTGCCTGTTTCGCCAACGCCCATGACTCCATGGTCGGCGAGTTACACATCGCCCAGCCGTGGTCGATGGAGTTGCCGCCGAACGCGCCAACCGTCGCGGCATATTTCGTCATTCATAACACCGGCAAAACCGCTGACCGCTTGCTCAGTGTCGACAGCCCTGTCGCCGGCATGGCCGACCTGCATGAACACCTGATGCAAGAAGGCTTGATGAAGATGCAGGAAGTGCAAAGCGTCGACATCCCGGCCGGTGGTGAAGTGAAATTCGCGCCAATGGGCTATCACGTCATGCTGATGGACCTGAAAGACAAATCGAAGCTGATCGACGGCCAGCATTTTCCGCTGACGCTGCACTTCGAAAAATCGGGCAATGTAACCGTTGAGGTCGCCGTGCAAAAGCAGGCCCCCGACGACGCCATGCACGACCACTAATACGTTGAACCTTTGACGTGAGCCGCACTTGGCCCTGCGCCAGTTTCCCCCTGCGCCCTGTTAGAAACCGGGGCACATGGCTGAGTCTGTTCGCCATGTTGATGATCTTTATCGGTCCGCTGATTTCTCAAGCGATGCCGATGGATCAACACGCCGCAATGTCGATGTCAGCCTCGATGCCCATGTCTGCATCCATGGACATGGCGATTGAGGCGCCGGCCTGCCAAAGCGCCGATCTGGCATCGGTGGCGACCGATCATGTGATCTGGGCCAAGTGCGGGTATTGCACGCTGCTGTTCAGTTGCCCCGCCGTGCCGCAAGCGTTGGCCTTTATTGGGTCTTCACCGCCTAAACCCAGCAGCTTTTATCGCGCCGACTCCCAGCCAGGCCACGCCCGGCAAACCACCTTCCCTCATGCCCGCAGCCGCGCCCCGCCGCTCTCGATCACACGGTAAAAACTCAATAAAGCGAACCGGCCAGTACCGAAAAGGTAACGGTGCCGGTCGATCCGTGTTTATCCCTGCCGGGAGCGCTGCACATGACTCAACCAAACGTGTCGTTCTACAACCTCGCCTGGCGTTGGCATT
This window contains:
- a CDS encoding copper chaperone PCu(A)C, translating into MIKKILILAALCLPACFANAHDSMVGELHIAQPWSMELPPNAPTVAAYFVIHNTGKTADRLLSVDSPVAGMADLHEHLMQEGLMKMQEVQSVDIPAGGEVKFAPMGYHVMLMDLKDKSKLIDGQHFPLTLHFEKSGNVTVEVAVQKQAPDDAMHDH
- a CDS encoding DUF2946 domain-containing protein, with amino-acid sequence MRPVRNRGTWLSLFAMLMIFIGPLISQAMPMDQHAAMSMSASMPMSASMDMAIEAPACQSADLASVATDHVIWAKCGYCTLLFSCPAVPQALAFIGSSPPKPSSFYRADSQPGHARQTTFPHARSRAPPLSITR